The Kosakonia sacchari SP1 genome includes a window with the following:
- a CDS encoding MipA/OmpV family protein, whose protein sequence is MTKIKLVALGVLTASCAFAANAENTFSLGAGVGVVESPYKQYDKRVLPVPVITYESDNFWFRGLGGGYYLWNDQADKLSITAFYFPWEFKPKDSDNNQLRQLDRRKATMMAGLSYIHNTEYGFLRTTLAGDVLDNSNGVLWDIGWLYNYNNGALSVTPGIGVEWASDNLNQYYYGVSRDEARRSGLKSYDPDNGWSPYLELTVSYRLTDSWTVYGSGRYTHLSDEIKDSPMVDKSWGGLLSTGVTYRF, encoded by the coding sequence GTGACCAAAATCAAACTCGTGGCACTGGGCGTGCTGACCGCGTCCTGCGCTTTTGCAGCAAATGCAGAAAATACCTTTTCACTGGGCGCTGGCGTGGGCGTCGTTGAATCCCCGTATAAACAGTATGATAAACGTGTCCTGCCGGTTCCTGTTATCACCTATGAGAGTGATAATTTCTGGTTTCGCGGCTTAGGCGGCGGTTATTACCTGTGGAATGACCAGGCGGATAAACTCTCCATCACCGCGTTTTACTTCCCATGGGAGTTCAAACCAAAAGACAGTGATAATAACCAGTTGCGTCAGTTGGATCGCCGTAAAGCGACGATGATGGCGGGGCTTTCCTACATCCACAATACCGAGTACGGTTTCCTGCGCACCACGCTGGCGGGCGATGTGCTGGATAACAGCAACGGCGTTCTGTGGGACATCGGCTGGTTGTACAACTACAACAACGGTGCGCTGAGCGTCACGCCGGGCATTGGTGTTGAGTGGGCCAGCGATAACCTGAACCAATACTACTACGGTGTGTCGCGCGATGAAGCGCGTCGCAGCGGGCTGAAAAGCTACGATCCGGATAATGGCTGGAGCCCGTACCTTGAGCTCACGGTCAGCTACCGTCTGACGGACAGCTGGACCGTGTACGGCTCGGGCCGTTACACCCATCTGTCGGATGAGATCAAAGACAGCCCGATGGTGGACAAATCCTGGGGCGGGCTGTTGTCCACCGGGGTGACGTACCGCTTCTGA
- a CDS encoding AMP-binding protein — translation MNLHSDLQALQDFLRAALLDPARPHQLAISGSDEALNWQQLSGAVTDWAERYQRCQPSLATPVVLYGHQQAEFAVAIYSCLLHNIPYIPVDCIYPQERLKEICHLASAPYYYDVATRQFMPTGEIGQPLAEPDLAYIMFTSGSTGKPKGVQIGRESVWHFMQWVRQDFALPEVPVLMNHAVFSFDLSLIPLLANLATGGHIVLNAKEDIAAENWLDRLKSNAVSVWVSTPSFAYQKLLSPQFNSDYLPALSVFVFIGEVLNKALVKQLRRRFPQAKILNSYGPTEATIATTVVEITDEILASENDLLPVGTMMPESRMEIAADGELIIWGKNVMRGYLGLPQENAAKLLHREGEAWRGYKTGDLGYEDGLIYCQGRNDSQIKLNGYRIEINEIENRLLAMSGIREAVVLPLMKAGGGVLRIAAFCVTNLAPDAIKHSLSQVVPPYMVPSQIIIQEALPLNPNGKIDRKLLDTHARSN, via the coding sequence ATGAACCTACACTCTGACCTCCAGGCGCTGCAGGATTTCCTGCGTGCGGCATTACTCGATCCCGCCCGCCCGCATCAGTTAGCGATAAGCGGCAGCGATGAAGCACTTAACTGGCAACAGCTCTCTGGCGCGGTGACAGACTGGGCCGAACGCTATCAGCGCTGTCAGCCTTCGCTGGCGACGCCAGTGGTGTTGTACGGCCACCAGCAAGCGGAATTCGCCGTCGCCATCTACAGCTGCCTGCTGCATAACATCCCCTACATTCCGGTAGATTGCATCTATCCGCAGGAACGACTGAAAGAGATTTGCCATCTCGCCAGCGCACCGTATTACTACGACGTCGCGACACGGCAGTTTATGCCGACCGGTGAAATCGGCCAGCCGCTGGCAGAGCCGGATCTGGCCTATATCATGTTTACCTCTGGCAGCACGGGTAAACCGAAAGGCGTACAGATCGGCCGTGAAAGCGTGTGGCACTTTATGCAGTGGGTGCGTCAGGATTTTGCCTTGCCGGAAGTCCCGGTGCTGATGAACCACGCGGTGTTCAGCTTTGACCTTTCCCTGATTCCCTTGCTGGCAAACCTGGCGACCGGCGGCCATATCGTGCTGAACGCCAAAGAGGATATCGCCGCGGAAAACTGGCTTGACCGTCTGAAAAGTAACGCGGTCTCAGTGTGGGTTTCCACCCCCTCTTTCGCTTACCAGAAGTTGCTCTCACCGCAATTCAACAGTGATTATTTACCCGCGCTTAGCGTGTTTGTATTTATCGGCGAAGTGCTCAACAAAGCGCTGGTCAAACAGCTGCGTCGCCGCTTCCCGCAGGCCAAAATCCTCAACTCCTATGGCCCGACCGAAGCGACTATCGCCACCACCGTTGTCGAAATCACCGACGAAATCCTCGCCAGCGAAAACGATCTGCTGCCGGTTGGCACCATGATGCCAGAGAGCAGAATGGAGATTGCCGCCGACGGTGAACTGATTATTTGGGGCAAAAACGTAATGCGCGGATACCTCGGCCTGCCGCAAGAGAACGCGGCAAAACTGTTGCACCGCGAAGGCGAAGCCTGGCGCGGCTACAAAACCGGTGATCTGGGCTACGAAGATGGGCTTATTTACTGCCAGGGCCGCAACGACAGCCAGATTAAGCTCAACGGTTACCGCATCGAAATTAACGAGATTGAAAACCGCCTGCTGGCGATGTCCGGCATTCGTGAAGCGGTGGTATTACCGCTAATGAAAGCGGGCGGCGGCGTGCTGCGTATCGCGGCGTTCTGCGTCACCAATCTGGCACCGGACGCGATTAAACATTCACTTTCACAGGTGGTGCCGCCATACATGGTGCCGTCGCAAATCATTATCCAGGAGGCTTTGCCGCTGAACCCTAACGGCAAAATCGACCGTAAACTGCTGGACACCCATGCCCGCAGCAACTGA
- a CDS encoding MBOAT family O-acyltransferase — MYSSGTFFFFLFSSALLFALVNRVLRYRLTYLSAFSVLAAFGWGYIFQGDYIVPVAVFISFYILVTLKEKGWLKTWQAVSLTLVPLFAVKLHLNNHWGMIGLSFMTFRAIDVLLYRNKKDGNNVLHYFCYLFMPFIILAGPMYRWRTWITDINKPLFTLTREQFLIAAEQIFTGIVQKFLFAMLIDNLVIQEWSHRPFTFSVGVVMSLAYSAYLYFDFAGYSNMAIGAARLFGLNVPANFNMPILAKNPQDFWRRFHISLSEWLRDVVFMPIYMNLMKLDFFRQNKTLAQNIGIFCTLFCMGAWNGLERHYVISGALFGAISVAHNMLLWSAKRSPALNRWLQYPTILFLGRLLTLASAAASLYIFSGMSPL, encoded by the coding sequence ATGTACAGCTCCGGAACCTTTTTCTTTTTTCTCTTTTCTTCGGCGTTATTGTTTGCGCTGGTTAACCGCGTGCTGCGCTATCGGTTAACTTACTTATCCGCTTTTTCCGTGCTGGCGGCATTTGGCTGGGGATATATATTTCAGGGCGACTATATCGTCCCGGTTGCGGTTTTTATCAGCTTTTATATTCTCGTCACCTTAAAAGAGAAAGGCTGGTTAAAAACCTGGCAGGCGGTAAGTTTAACGTTAGTGCCTCTGTTTGCAGTGAAATTACATCTGAATAACCATTGGGGCATGATCGGCTTATCTTTTATGACCTTCCGCGCTATCGATGTATTGCTCTATCGCAATAAAAAAGATGGCAACAATGTTTTGCACTATTTCTGTTACCTGTTTATGCCGTTTATTATTCTGGCCGGCCCGATGTACCGCTGGCGGACATGGATAACGGATATAAATAAACCGCTGTTTACGCTCACGCGTGAGCAATTTCTCATCGCCGCAGAGCAAATTTTCACCGGTATCGTCCAGAAGTTTTTATTCGCCATGCTGATCGATAACCTGGTGATCCAGGAGTGGAGCCACCGTCCGTTTACATTCAGTGTTGGCGTGGTGATGTCGCTCGCCTACAGCGCCTATCTCTATTTTGATTTCGCCGGTTACAGCAATATGGCTATCGGTGCCGCTCGCCTGTTTGGCCTTAATGTTCCGGCAAACTTTAATATGCCGATTCTGGCGAAAAACCCGCAGGATTTCTGGCGTCGTTTCCACATCAGCCTTTCAGAGTGGCTGCGCGATGTGGTGTTCATGCCGATTTATATGAATTTAATGAAGCTCGACTTTTTCCGTCAGAACAAAACGCTGGCGCAGAATATCGGTATTTTCTGCACGCTGTTTTGTATGGGGGCATGGAACGGGCTCGAACGTCACTATGTGATTAGCGGCGCGCTGTTTGGCGCCATTTCTGTGGCGCACAACATGCTGCTGTGGTCAGCCAAACGTAGCCCGGCGCTGAATCGCTGGCTGCAATATCCCACGATCCTCTTTTTGGGACGCCTGTTAACGCTGGCAAGCGCTGCGGCATCTCTTTACATTTTTAGCGGAATGTCACCTCTATGA
- a CDS encoding aldo/keto reductase: MADKKVVFAGQVSQPAIGQGTWYMGENARLRQKEVDALRAGIELGLTLIDTAEMYADGGAEEVVGEALQGGLRDKVFLVSKVYPWNAGGKKAIAACEASLRRLKTEVLDLYLLHWRGNYSLAETVEVMETLIAQGKIRRWGVSNLDYSDMQELMRVRGGDACATNQVLYHLGSRGIEYDLLPWCQQQAMPVMAYCPLAQAGRLRDGLLQNSTVHEIAAAHGVSAAQILLAWVISHQGVIAIPKASSVAHVQENAAALNITLSSDELARLDNAFPAPGRKTPLDVV, encoded by the coding sequence ATGGCAGACAAAAAAGTGGTTTTTGCAGGCCAGGTTTCGCAGCCCGCCATTGGCCAGGGCACCTGGTACATGGGGGAAAACGCGCGGCTGCGCCAGAAAGAAGTGGATGCTCTGCGTGCGGGTATCGAACTGGGATTAACGTTGATTGATACGGCGGAAATGTATGCCGACGGCGGAGCGGAAGAGGTGGTCGGCGAAGCCTTACAGGGCGGTTTACGTGACAAGGTGTTCCTGGTTTCCAAAGTTTATCCGTGGAATGCCGGCGGCAAGAAGGCAATCGCTGCTTGCGAAGCCAGCCTGCGTCGCCTGAAAACAGAGGTTCTCGATCTCTATCTGCTGCACTGGCGCGGGAACTACTCCCTCGCTGAAACCGTCGAGGTAATGGAGACGCTGATCGCACAGGGCAAAATACGCCGCTGGGGTGTTTCAAACCTGGATTACAGCGATATGCAGGAGCTGATGCGCGTGCGCGGCGGAGACGCCTGTGCGACAAATCAGGTGCTGTATCATCTTGGTTCTCGCGGCATTGAATATGATCTGCTGCCGTGGTGCCAGCAACAGGCAATGCCGGTGATGGCCTATTGTCCGCTGGCTCAGGCTGGCCGCCTGCGCGATGGTTTGCTGCAAAACAGCACGGTGCACGAGATTGCCGCAGCACATGGTGTCAGCGCTGCGCAAATTTTACTGGCTTGGGTGATTAGCCATCAGGGCGTGATCGCCATTCCCAAAGCGTCCAGCGTGGCGCATGTGCAGGAAAATGCGGCGGCATTGAATATCACGTTAAGCAGCGACGAATTAGCGCGGCTGGACAACGCTTTCCCGGCTCCGGGTCGTAAAACGCCACTCGACGTGGTGTAA
- a CDS encoding D-hexose-6-phosphate mutarotase, whose product MINKIFALPVVEQITPTLSLRKMDELDVIVVDHPQVKGSFALQGAHLLSWKPQGEEDVLWLSGNTPFKDGVALRGGVPVCWPWFGPAKQQGLPAHGFARNLPWVLKAHNEDASGVVLTFELQSSDASRKFWPHDFTVYARYKLGATCEMELEAHGEFETTSALHTYFNVGDIAAVKVSGLGDRFIDKVNDAKEDVLTDGVQTFPDRTDRVYLNAEACSLIHDSALNRTIEVIHSHNANVVAWNPGPALSVSMADMPDDGYKTFVCVESVNATVPQKTTEEKPSRLAQTIRVVKR is encoded by the coding sequence ATGATTAATAAAATTTTTGCACTTCCGGTAGTCGAACAAATTACCCCTACTCTCTCCCTGCGCAAAATGGACGAGCTGGACGTTATCGTCGTCGACCATCCGCAGGTTAAAGGTTCATTCGCCTTACAGGGCGCACATCTGCTTTCCTGGAAACCGCAGGGTGAAGAAGACGTTCTGTGGCTAAGCGGCAACACACCGTTTAAAGATGGCGTCGCGCTGCGCGGCGGCGTGCCGGTTTGCTGGCCGTGGTTCGGCCCGGCAAAACAACAAGGCCTGCCAGCGCATGGTTTTGCGCGCAATCTGCCGTGGGTGCTGAAAGCACATAACGAAGACGCCAGCGGCGTCGTGCTGACATTTGAACTACAGAGCAGCGATGCATCGCGCAAATTCTGGCCACACGACTTTACGGTGTATGCCCGTTACAAACTGGGCGCGACCTGCGAAATGGAGCTCGAAGCCCACGGTGAGTTTGAAACCACCTCGGCGCTGCACACCTATTTCAACGTCGGTGATATTGCAGCCGTAAAAGTGAGTGGTCTCGGCGATCGCTTTATCGACAAAGTGAACGATGCGAAAGAAGATGTGCTGACTGATGGTGTGCAGACGTTCCCGGATCGCACCGACCGCGTCTATCTGAATGCCGAAGCCTGCAGCCTGATCCACGATAGCGCCCTTAACCGTACCATTGAAGTCATCCACAGCCATAACGCAAATGTCGTGGCGTGGAACCCCGGCCCGGCGCTCTCCGTCAGCATGGCTGACATGCCGGATGACGGTTACAAAACGTTTGTCTGTGTGGAATCGGTTAACGCGACCGTGCCGCAGAAAACCACTGAAGAGAAACCGTCCCGCCTGGCGCAGACCATCCGCGTCGTTAAACGCTGA
- the yeaG gene encoding protein kinase YeaG, with protein MNIFDHYRQRYEAAKDEEFTLQEFLAICKQDRSAYANAAERLLMAIGEPVMVDTAQEPRLSRLFSNRVIGRYPAFEEFYGMEEAIEQIVSYLKHAAQGLEEKKQILYLLGPVGGGKSSLAERLKSLMQRVPIYVLSANGERSPVNDHPLCLFNPQEDAQILEKEYSIPRRYLGTIMSPWAAKRLHEFGGDISKFRVVKVWPSILEQIAIAKTEPGDENNQDISALVGKVDIRKLENHAQNDPDAYGYSGALCRANQGIMEFVEMFKAPIKVLHPLLTATQEGNYNGTEGISALPFNGIILAHSNESEWVQFRNNKNNEAFLDRVYIVKVPYCLRISEEMKIYEKLLNHSELSHAPCAPGTLETLARFSILSRLKEPENSSIYSKMRVYDGESLKDTDPKAKSYQEYRDYAGVDEGMNGLSTRFAFKILSRVFNFDHVEVAANPVHLFYVLEQQIEREQFPQELAERYLEFLKGYLIPKYAEFIGKEIQTAYLESYSEYGQNIFDRYVTYADFWIQDQEYRDPDTGQLFDRESLNAELEKIEKPAGISNPKDFRNEIVNFVLRARANNNGRNPNWTSYEKLRTVIEKKMFSNTEELLPVISFNAKTSTDEQKKHDDFVDRMMEKGYTRKQVRLLCEWYLRVRKSS; from the coding sequence ATGAATATATTCGATCACTATCGCCAGCGTTATGAAGCTGCCAAGGACGAAGAGTTCACTCTGCAGGAGTTTCTTGCCATCTGTAAGCAAGATCGCAGCGCCTATGCGAATGCTGCTGAAAGGCTGCTGATGGCCATAGGGGAACCTGTGATGGTAGACACTGCCCAGGAGCCACGGCTTTCCCGTCTCTTTTCGAACCGGGTTATCGGACGCTACCCCGCGTTCGAAGAATTTTATGGAATGGAAGAGGCGATTGAGCAAATCGTCTCATACCTCAAACACGCCGCGCAGGGTCTGGAAGAGAAGAAACAGATCCTCTATCTGCTCGGCCCGGTGGGCGGGGGTAAATCGTCCCTGGCCGAACGTCTGAAATCCTTAATGCAGCGGGTGCCAATTTACGTGCTGAGCGCCAACGGCGAACGTAGCCCGGTTAACGACCACCCGTTGTGCCTGTTTAATCCGCAGGAAGACGCGCAAATTCTTGAAAAAGAGTACAGCATCCCGCGCCGTTATCTCGGCACTATTATGTCGCCATGGGCCGCCAAACGCCTGCACGAGTTTGGCGGAGATATCAGCAAATTCCGCGTGGTAAAAGTCTGGCCGTCGATTCTGGAACAGATTGCGATTGCCAAAACGGAACCAGGCGATGAGAACAACCAGGACATTTCGGCACTGGTTGGGAAGGTGGATATCCGTAAACTGGAAAACCACGCGCAAAACGATCCTGACGCCTACGGTTACTCCGGCGCACTGTGCCGCGCAAACCAGGGGATCATGGAATTCGTCGAAATGTTTAAAGCGCCGATCAAGGTGCTGCACCCCCTGCTGACCGCCACGCAGGAGGGCAACTACAACGGTACTGAAGGCATCTCCGCCCTGCCGTTTAACGGCATCATCCTCGCCCACTCGAACGAATCCGAATGGGTGCAGTTCCGTAACAACAAAAACAACGAGGCGTTCCTTGACCGTGTTTACATCGTCAAAGTGCCTTATTGCTTGCGCATCTCGGAAGAGATGAAAATTTACGAAAAACTGCTCAACCACAGTGAGCTCTCCCATGCGCCGTGTGCGCCGGGAACGCTCGAAACGCTGGCCCGCTTCTCGATTCTTTCGCGTCTGAAAGAACCGGAAAATTCCAGCATCTACTCGAAAATGCGCGTCTACGACGGTGAAAGTCTGAAAGACACCGATCCGAAAGCGAAGTCCTATCAGGAATACCGCGACTACGCCGGTGTCGATGAGGGGATGAACGGCCTGTCGACACGTTTTGCCTTTAAGATCCTCTCGCGCGTGTTCAACTTCGACCATGTTGAAGTGGCAGCCAACCCGGTTCACTTGTTCTACGTACTGGAACAACAAATTGAACGTGAGCAGTTCCCGCAGGAGCTGGCCGAACGTTACCTGGAATTCCTGAAAGGCTATCTGATCCCGAAATACGCCGAGTTTATCGGCAAAGAGATCCAGACCGCTTACCTCGAATCCTATTCCGAATATGGGCAGAACATCTTCGATCGTTATGTCACCTATGCGGATTTCTGGATCCAGGATCAGGAGTACCGCGACCCGGATACCGGCCAGTTGTTTGACCGTGAATCCCTGAACGCGGAACTGGAAAAAATTGAAAAACCGGCTGGGATCAGCAACCCGAAAGATTTCCGTAATGAGATCGTTAATTTCGTGCTGCGCGCCCGCGCTAATAACAACGGACGCAACCCGAACTGGACCAGCTACGAAAAACTGCGCACGGTAATCGAGAAAAAAATGTTCTCGAACACCGAAGAGCTGTTGCCGGTGATTTCGTTCAACGCCAAAACCTCTACCGACGAGCAGAAAAAGCACGACGATTTTGTCGACCGTATGATGGAGAAAGGCTACACCCGCAAGCAGGTTCGCCTGTTGTGCGAATGGTATCTGCGTGTACGTAAATCATCATAA
- the gapA gene encoding glyceraldehyde-3-phosphate dehydrogenase: MTIKVGINGFGRIGRIVFRAAQERSDIEIVGINDLLDAEYMAYMLKYDSTHGRFNGTVEVKDGHLVVNGKTIRVTAEKDPANLKWNEIGVDVVAEATGIFLTDETARKHITAGAKKVVLTGPSKDNTPMFVRGANFDKYAGQDIVSNASCTTNCLAPLAKVINDNFGIIEGLMTTVHATTATQKTVDGPSHKDWRGGRGASQNIIPSSTGAAKAVGKVLPELNGKLTGMAFRVPTPNVSVVDLTVRLEKAASYEEIKKAIKAASEGPMKGVLGYTEDDVVSTDFNGEVCTSVFDAKAGIALNDNFVKLVSWYDNETGYSNKVLDLIAHISK; this comes from the coding sequence ATGACTATCAAAGTAGGTATCAACGGTTTTGGCCGTATCGGTCGCATTGTTTTCCGTGCTGCTCAGGAACGTTCTGACATCGAAATCGTTGGTATCAACGATCTGTTGGACGCTGAATACATGGCGTACATGCTGAAGTATGACTCCACTCACGGTCGTTTCAACGGTACCGTAGAAGTGAAAGACGGCCACCTGGTTGTTAACGGCAAAACCATCCGTGTTACTGCTGAGAAAGACCCGGCTAACCTGAAATGGAACGAAATCGGCGTTGACGTCGTTGCTGAAGCTACCGGTATCTTCCTGACCGACGAAACCGCTCGTAAACACATCACCGCTGGCGCGAAAAAAGTTGTTCTGACTGGCCCGTCCAAAGACAACACCCCGATGTTCGTACGTGGCGCTAACTTCGACAAATATGCTGGCCAGGACATCGTTTCCAACGCTTCCTGCACCACTAACTGCCTAGCTCCGCTGGCAAAAGTTATCAACGACAACTTCGGCATCATCGAAGGTCTGATGACCACTGTGCACGCGACCACCGCAACTCAGAAAACCGTTGATGGCCCGTCTCACAAAGACTGGCGCGGCGGCCGCGGCGCATCCCAGAACATCATCCCGTCCTCTACCGGTGCTGCTAAAGCTGTAGGTAAAGTACTGCCGGAACTGAACGGCAAACTGACTGGTATGGCGTTCCGCGTTCCGACTCCGAACGTATCTGTTGTTGACCTGACCGTTCGTCTGGAAAAAGCAGCGTCCTACGAAGAAATCAAGAAAGCCATCAAAGCCGCTTCTGAAGGCCCGATGAAAGGCGTTCTGGGTTACACCGAAGACGACGTGGTTTCTACCGATTTCAACGGCGAAGTTTGCACTTCCGTGTTCGATGCTAAAGCGGGTATCGCACTGAACGACAACTTCGTGAAACTGGTTTCCTGGTACGACAACGAAACGGGTTACTCCAACAAAGTTCTGGACCTGATCGCTCACATTTCCAAATAA
- a CDS encoding acyl carrier protein codes for MEQEILALFEKILSRKVGFHDELIESDILDSILAVDMVLEVQDVYGCMIPPTEVASVLKTPADLAQYIEEHRG; via the coding sequence ATGGAACAAGAAATTCTCGCGCTGTTTGAAAAGATTTTATCCCGCAAAGTGGGCTTTCACGACGAGCTGATTGAGTCCGATATTCTCGACTCCATCCTCGCCGTTGATATGGTGCTGGAAGTGCAGGACGTTTACGGCTGCATGATCCCGCCAACGGAAGTCGCCAGCGTGCTGAAAACCCCTGCGGACCTCGCGCAATACATTGAAGAGCACCGCGGCTAA
- a CDS encoding D-alanyl-lipoteichoic acid biosynthesis protein DltD, protein MKIKNTFCLHFLMAILAVLFLCVHPLVTRFDPPLKFQPLIKAIDGTAKEQAEKIATISHALQGNAIFFIGASEVATSEDEPYAVYNYLNNDLHRNVVAFGDSFDDSVTHFLLLSRFKNDLNANSKVVLLLAPDSFYSTGVPPAIFANNFPAPIFNPLMQDEQTRPFLVNYLRHINKKETSHLTFEQMKISGWDLDNIWQEVSYEFANFCTLIKNDWLAMLDVEASPARPWPVQPAVDITPNWEHELAHARELNEARQESADTLWMDKTVYQPGEKPEVWDDSPVEPEQLKAFRAMITLLKERHVQVVVIIDAINRRAVQNPELVQPAVTQTTAILKENQIPYFDMYSMPYQDGWNWDRLHPTDLAWVPMDRFILESFKR, encoded by the coding sequence ATGAAAATCAAAAATACTTTCTGCCTACATTTTTTGATGGCGATTCTCGCCGTCCTGTTCCTTTGCGTTCATCCGCTGGTGACCCGCTTTGATCCGCCGCTTAAATTCCAGCCGCTGATTAAAGCAATCGACGGCACGGCGAAAGAGCAGGCGGAAAAAATAGCCACTATTTCTCATGCCCTGCAGGGTAATGCGATTTTTTTCATTGGCGCATCGGAAGTCGCCACCTCAGAAGATGAACCTTACGCTGTATATAATTACCTTAATAATGATTTACATCGTAATGTAGTCGCATTTGGCGACAGTTTTGATGACAGCGTCACCCATTTTCTTCTGCTGTCTCGCTTTAAGAATGACCTTAACGCAAACAGTAAAGTCGTTTTGCTGCTGGCACCCGATAGTTTTTATTCAACCGGCGTGCCTCCTGCTATTTTTGCGAATAATTTTCCGGCGCCTATTTTTAATCCGTTAATGCAGGATGAACAAACACGCCCATTCCTCGTCAACTACTTACGCCATATCAATAAAAAAGAGACCAGCCATTTAACCTTTGAACAAATGAAAATTTCTGGCTGGGACCTGGACAATATCTGGCAAGAAGTCAGTTACGAATTTGCTAATTTCTGCACACTGATTAAAAACGACTGGCTGGCGATGCTGGATGTTGAAGCGTCGCCAGCACGCCCCTGGCCTGTGCAACCCGCCGTCGACATCACGCCGAACTGGGAACACGAACTGGCCCACGCCCGCGAGCTGAACGAGGCACGGCAGGAAAGCGCTGACACCTTGTGGATGGACAAAACGGTTTATCAACCCGGCGAAAAGCCAGAAGTCTGGGACGATTCGCCCGTTGAGCCGGAACAGTTGAAAGCGTTTCGCGCCATGATCACGTTGCTCAAAGAGCGCCACGTTCAGGTGGTGGTGATTATCGATGCGATAAACCGCCGTGCGGTGCAGAACCCTGAACTGGTGCAACCTGCGGTAACGCAAACCACCGCCATTCTGAAAGAAAACCAGATCCCCTATTTTGATATGTACTCCATGCCCTATCAGGACGGCTGGAACTGGGATCGTCTGCATCCCACCGATCTGGCATGGGTACCGATGGACCGCTTTATTCTTGAGAGTTTTAAACGATGA